A stretch of Coccidioides posadasii str. Silveira chromosome 2, complete sequence DNA encodes these proteins:
- a CDS encoding uncharacterized protein (EggNog:ENOG410PVPZ~COG:S) yields MFSFLWHYCSAAWAGFQQFAYLPFYLLLGVSKYEIPDDIEATSSAGLTSTTYNMEEAPRALTLSNAEAARWNRDILLGFKAALEKNPAVDLISMLSDSYHHEHRNAQYSQLSYAARINLRTLNELHDTFRHDPEVNLLSAFPTNYTRRITMATGSPALSPAEKHTSERRAPEFRAHLDLAKTASVIFPLSEKVISLLAQSQESGHSGPGDTAESLLLSLKKLLWDSTKLWENPVRGVVVKCNEDIIAKVVTGNKDYTEYTSLEFLAKWAPDVPAPRPHGLVTFGPFRVIFMSCIPGMTLTQAWPSLSHEEKLLIQGQLDEIFRRLRILRQDDGNVLGGVCGEGVKELRVDECALFKDITTAIKFNDLQFSARHHGSSTYVEFLRSFLKNDHSTSMHESVFTHGDVRTDNIMVKQDPNGRYIVTGIIDWEYSGFYPEYYECTGLTRTLSVVDENDWYLYLPESISPSQFPVHWLVDRLWGTHLRTT; encoded by the coding sequence ATGTTTTCATTCCTCTGGCACTATTGCTCGGCAGCATGGGCTGGATTTCAACAGTTCGCCTATCTCCCGTTTTACCTTCTTTTAGGTGTATCCAAGTATGAAATACCCGATGATATCGAGGCTACTTCCTCTGCCGGCCTCACTTCCACCACGTACAACATGGAAGAAGCTCCACGAGCCCTTACCCTCTCCAACGCCGAAGCAGCACGATGGAACAGAGACATTCTGCTGGGATTCAAGGCGGCCTTGGAAAAGAACCCTGCGGTGGATCTAATATCAATGCTCTCTGACTCTTATCATCATGAGCATCGAAATGCGCAGTATTCTCAGCTGTCTTATGCTGCGAGAATTAATCTCCGAACACTAAATGAACTTCATGACACCTTCAGGCATGACCCGGAGGTCAATCTGCTATCAGCATTTCCAACAAATTATACCCGCAGGATCACAATGGCAACTGGGTCCCCAGCTTTGTCACCCGCAGAGAAACACACTTCTGAGAGAAGGGCTCCCGAGTTCCGCGCACATCTTGATCTTGCTAAGACTGCTTCAGTTATCTTTCCGCTGTCTGAGAAGGTTATCTCTTTGCTTGCACAGTCACAAGAGTCAGGGCATAGTGGGCCAGGTGACACAGCTGAGTCACTCCTCCTCTCCTTGAAGAAGCTTCTTTGGGATTCGACAAAGCTCTGGGAAAATCCTGTTAGAGGTGTGGTCGTCAAGTGCAATGAGGACATCATCGCCAAAGTCGTTACAGGAAACAAAGATTACACAGAGTACACAAGCTTGGAATTCCTTGCAAAATGGGCGCCTGATGTTCCTGCACCAAGACCGCATGGTTTAGTCACTTTTGGGCCCTTTCGGGTCATATTCATGTCATGCATTCCGGGCATGACCTTGACCCAAGCATGGCCTAGCCTGTCCCATGAGGAAAAATTATTGATACAAGGCCAGCTGGATGAAATCTTCCGCCGTCTGAGAATACTTCGACAGGATGATGGCAATGTGCTTGGAGGGGTCTGTGGAGAAGGGGTCAAAGAGCTCCGTGTTGATGAATGCGCCCTTTTTAAAGATATAACCACGGCCATCAAGTTCAATGACCTACAATTCTCCGCCCGCCACCATGGCAGCTCCACTTACGTTGAATTCCTTCGTTCCTTTCTGAAAAATGACCACTCCACTTCAATGCATGAATCGGTGTTCACGCATGGTGATGTTAGGACTGATAACATAATGGTGAAACAGGATCCCAACGGCCGCTATATTGTTACTGGAATAATTGACTGGGAGTATAGTGGCTTTTATCCTGAGTACTACGAATGCACTGGGCTGACTCGCACTTTGAGCGTGGTGGATGAAAATGATTGGTATCTCTATTTGCCAGAGAGCATCTCCCCATCACAGTTTCCCGTACATTGGCTGGTTGATCGACTTTGGGGCACCCATCTCAGAACCACATAG